The following DNA comes from bacterium.
TTCTTCAGGTCCCCGGGAATTTCCTTCTTAAAAGGGAATTTCTTTGCATTAGCTATAAATTTTATAAAGTCTTGAGAAGCATTCTTAATTATTTGGAGAGATTCTTCATTTACAAACTCTATGTTATCTTCGGATGTATGAATATAGAATGTCCCTCCCCCATATCTGGATAAACCTACTGTCGGAATTCCATTTTTTGCAAACGGCAAACTATCGCTTGAATGTATGCTTTGACGAATTTCAAAAACAGAGTTTTTTGTTATCACACTCTTCTTGAAGAATTTCTCAATATTATTATTTCCTGTTACGATAATAACATTTTTTCCAAGAATATCCCCACTCATATCAATATTTACTACTATTTTTATTTCTTTTAGTTCATCTTTATGTCTGGTTGTGTAGTCCATACTTCCCCTGAGCCCAAGCTCTTCACTGCCAAACCATATAAATCTTAGTGTACGATGAACGGGATTTTTAATAAAATATTCGCTGAGAGCCAATATCGTAGCACTGCCGGTTCCATTATCCATAACACCCTTAGAAGTAGCAACACTATCGTAATGCGCACAAATAACAATCACTTCTTTGGGCAGACGAAAACCTTTTATTTCAGAGAT
Coding sequences within:
- a CDS encoding M28 family metallopeptidase — protein: MEILPFLKSIAFERIGGSVEEKKASSIIIKKLNSFGAHPYIEKFKILSFKPGTARLTATKPYAKTYKAYPVGLTGSAKIKGNLKYVELGAEKSLNNIKNKIILIKGRFDYKNYKSLVEKKAKGFICIDPPEKKLSYFSIEENFIKQSGRLPGINIDFKSGLELLRKQAKEVIIESSQEEYETTSNNVISEIKGFRLPKEVIVICAHYDSVATSKGVMDNGTGSATILALSEYFIKNPVHRTLRFIWFGSEELGLRGSMDYTTRHKDELKEIKIVVNIDMSGDILGKNVIIVTGNNNIEKFFKKSVITKNSVFEIRQSIHSSDSLPFAKNGIPTVGLSRYGGGTFYIHTSEDNIEFVNEESLQIIKNASQDFIKFIANAKKFPFKKEIPGDLKKKIKEYYLNRRGMK